A genome region from Pirellulales bacterium includes the following:
- a CDS encoding HNH endonuclease signature motif containing protein yields the protein MDPTTRQVVPQRANQRCEYCLLPESALDVAFHVEHIMARQHGGADDLENRALACDRCDLSKGPNLSGIDQQTGQIVPLFHSRLQHWQEHFRRRSATIYGLTPTGLATVRLLQMNSASRRQLLAELERSE from the coding sequence ATGGATCCGACGACTCGACAGGTCGTGCCCCAACGGGCAAACCAGCGGTGCGAATATTGTCTCTTGCCCGAGTCCGCACTTGATGTGGCGTTCCACGTCGAGCATATTATGGCCCGACAACACGGTGGCGCCGACGATCTTGAAAATCGGGCATTGGCCTGTGATCGATGCGATCTCTCCAAGGGGCCTAATCTTTCCGGCATTGATCAGCAAACCGGACAGATTGTGCCATTGTTTCATTCACGGTTGCAGCACTGGCAGGAACATTTTCGCCGTCGGTCCGCAACGATTTACGGTCTTACGCCGACGGGCCTAGCCACAGTTCGTTTGCTCCAAATGAACTCTGCAAGCCGCCGTCAGTTGCTGGCAGAATTAGAGAGAAGTG